The window GTTTGATGGTAAGTTTAGAGAGAGACAAGTTGCATGGCTGAGTCCCACTTCATACATCTCTTCTTGTATAATGCATTGGAGGAGCTTTTGTgattacaaaaaaagaaagtcaacTGAAACTCTAGTAGAGGGGTTAGAGCTGCCCAGAAGTGACTCTAGCAGATCACCAGACATCACTGCACAGACCATGGTAACAGAGCCACTAAAATCTTCAAAGAGGTTCTAAGAGAGGATAATCTAGGATCTGAAATAGAAAACAGGTCTTACCTGCAGAGAATGGCATGAAGTAGTCACTCTTTTTAAAGGTACCATTTGCATTCAGGAAATGTCCTGGGTCAAATTTTTCTGGATTTGGAAATTCCTTGCTATCATGTAGGACAGAAGTCAGCATAGGGAATATCATAGTGTCCTGAATTAacaaagagggaggaagaaagttAAAATGGAGACATGCTAAAGCAAAGTGCATTGAGAGGTTCCCAGAGCTGAATAGAAGGCTAGTCAAAGTTTAACCAGTTTAAAATGAGCATTTAATTTACCAAAATGTGTGCCACTGGTatggcaaagattttttttaatgaattttaattgTGAGTCTGATTAGCGTATTTAATATTGCTTCCAAATAAATTAGAGCTTCAATTGCTTACATTTGTGTGAAAAAATAGAAAGCTCTATCTCCCTCTTCACATAGAggatgaagtctttttttttccaaatacaaggAATTGGACTCAATAACTTCCAGAATCCCCTTCCAAACAAAATTATTCCAATTCTATATcacatttcagggttttttaaaataaaataaaatacaatgaatAGAACACATCATTGTTTTCAAGAGATTATGACCTTTCTCAGGCACAGTGTAACAGACCTTAGGGATAAAATAGTCTCTGAACTTGGTGTCTTTGATCACAGTATGTGGGACATTAAGTGGAAGGAAGTCAATGAATCTCTGGATTTCATGGGCCACAGCATCTGTGTAGGGCATCTGGCTCCGATCTGCCATGCAGGGGCTTCGGTCTCGGCCAATCACACAGTCAATCTCCTTTTGAATTTTCTCTGTTAGGAAATAAGTAAGTGTTGAATGGACAAGTACCCCATCTATTTGCTTAAAGCTCTCCCCTTATTTACAGCAAAACTTGCTTTTAGCGCACCAGGAATATATGAATGGACTTAGTATTTTCTTGTGAATAGAACTAAGACTAAGATGTATTTCCACACTGCAAATACAGGTTTCTTTAGTTGGAGGACCATTGCCACATGTGGCAGTGACAGGAATTGTCCAAATTGACCCCATGACCTATTAAAAAGTTTTCAGTtacttatttccttttctattacCTACTATCTCCGGGTATTTCTGGAGAATCAGAAATCCATGTCTCAATGTGATGCTGGTGGTCCCTGTTCCTGCAAGGAACAAGTCAAGCGTGGTTCTGCTCAAGGTCTCAACGGTAAATTCTGAGTGAGCATTCCCTTTCTCCTGGAAGAAAATTTGGCAGAATGTTTTGAATGACAAAGCTAagccacttttttaaaaaagaaagttatgtACCCATAATGTATGTTTATAAATACATCTAATATCCTTTCAAAAATGTGACACTCACTCTCCAGAACACCAGCATTTATGGTACTTTTACTAAATAATGTTGTTAACCTTTTTTAATATGGGAGGAGCATTGAATTACATCAACCAGATTGGTCTTCAGTTTTCCTAACTTTGGCTAGTGCTAttaattctgtgtttaaaaatccTTGATAAGAAAATGGAGAGGTAAGAATGAAGTTGATGTGGTAAGAAAAGCAAATTCCCCTCTGTATTTGCAAAAGCCCAGTGCCCTGCCACAACTGAAAAGAAGCTGGGATTTAAGTCGTTTTCTTATAATCCAATAAATCTCTCACTCTTACATTACCTGTTCCATTTTGTTAAGAAAAGCATCAATAAAATCTCGAGGACAAGTGGGATCCAGGGTTTCCTGATGTTCTGCTATGATTTCTAAGGTAAATTGATCaactttttcactattttttatcAATTTTTGATGAGGCCCAGGTAAATACTCCATCACAGTTGGGAAGAAATTGTatagctgtaaaaataaaatgatggaaaagcaCATTCtgattaatgaaaataattaaaatgtttccctAGCTGTAACTATGAAAATGGGGTGATTAAACTGCTTTGGAACAGTAGGTCTTTATTATTCAACTGGATTTTAAGGCCCTTTCCTTTATGCTTTCACTATATTCAAGGATAGACTTCACTGGAGCAACTTTTGCGATGATATCCTTCTTTGGACATACAATGGCAATTCCGTAAGGtaagaaaaaacaacaggaaTTGGTTATTTAACTACTTTTTTGGCTTTCAAAAAATTTCTCCAAATTTAGGAAAATCTACTCcagttaaaaattaatataatgaataaatatttattaatagaatattataataattaacaAATTTATTAATTACATTAAATTGTACACACCTGTGTTTGTACAGAGTTCTGGAACTTGTTGTTTTCCTCTAGTAACTCAATTAAAGTTAGAAATTTCTTGTCCTCATAGTCAAACCGATCCCCAAAGACGATGGAGCAGATGATGTTGGAAACGGCATGGACTAGGAATTTGCCAGGGTTGAAGGGTCGCTCTGCAACAGCAAAACAACCAGTATCTTGCTTTCAGTATTTCAGGCATCAGTCCTTCCTCTGATACTACAGGGAAGTTTTGCATCCTCTTGAGACCCAGAGTTTTGCACCTCTTTGAAAGGACAGTGAAGGGCTTATccaattttttcttctctacttGAACTGAATTAATTCCCCTGTTGGAATCATTTAAGTATCTCTTTTGTTCTGTTCTCAGCAGAACACTGGTCTGagtggc of the Strix aluco isolate bStrAlu1 chromosome 7, bStrAlu1.hap1, whole genome shotgun sequence genome contains:
- the LOC141925918 gene encoding cytochrome P450 2H1-like produces the protein MELLGMTTIFLLVCIACLLLFASWRSISQKEKQPPGPITLPIVGNILQLNPWNLPESLKKLSEKYGPVFTIYLGPQKVVVLYGYDVVKEALIDQADDFSGRGNLPLLKKLFQGTGIVTSNGETWKQLRRFALTTLRDFGMGKKSIEERIQEEAHFLVERIRNTHERPFNPGKFLVHAVSNIICSIVFGDRFDYEDKKFLTLIELLEENNKFQNSVQTQLYNFFPTVMEYLPGPHQKLIKNSEKVDQFTLEIIAEHQETLDPTCPRDFIDAFLNKMEQEKGNAHSEFTVETLSRTTLDLFLAGTGTTSITLRHGFLILQKYPEIVEKIQKEIDCVIGRDRSPCMADRSQMPYTDAVAHEIQRFIDFLPLNVPHTVIKDTKFRDYFIPKDTMIFPMLTSVLHDSKEFPNPEKFDPGHFLNANGTFKKSDYFMPFSAGKRICAGEGLARMELFIFLTAILQNFTLKPVVDHRDIDISPLVSTLANMPRPYEVSFLPR